A window of the Rhodopirellula bahusiensis genome harbors these coding sequences:
- a CDS encoding sodium:solute symporter family protein, with translation MNHVLLAESGSILSAQSGYILLAIFGVLWIALGWWWGRQAKSYDGFAVAGRNVGLAMGTATAVATWITSNTTMLAPQYALQLGIWGALAYSTASFGLFAFAPMSGRIRQLMPKGYTAVEFMRRRYGWLGTIPFLIISLFYAVTWLVSMSMAGGKLLNVLSGIPYEHGMTVVVLVCVAYTLFGGMYAVIGTDFIQSLIILVGLVVVAIAVLTQVEIREVHERLNEERPMLLSAFFPAALMALFNNMLFGFGEIFHSNVWWSRAFALREGVGPKAYALGGVLWLPVPIVAGFLGLAAPALGIGISEPDTAGPLVAATLLGTGGALLVFVVVFCSLASSIDSLLAATSDLIVNDIAEPIQVRVTKRHVSDPSKRKLSAIAIVGLGALAWIAALPNVGSLATVLFFAGPMVGSCIWPILCGLYFRRASPIAACASMVLGSAIGLVAYFQIGWFTASLIGAAVSGVTFAVCCQIWPDDFEFATLADD, from the coding sequence ATGAACCATGTGTTGTTGGCAGAATCCGGGTCCATCCTCAGTGCTCAATCCGGATACATCCTGCTGGCCATCTTTGGCGTCCTATGGATTGCCCTGGGATGGTGGTGGGGCCGTCAAGCGAAGTCGTACGACGGATTCGCGGTGGCGGGACGAAACGTCGGGCTCGCCATGGGCACCGCGACGGCTGTGGCGACTTGGATCACATCCAACACAACCATGTTGGCGCCCCAGTACGCACTGCAACTTGGGATTTGGGGAGCACTGGCATACTCCACGGCCAGCTTCGGGCTGTTTGCGTTCGCTCCCATGAGCGGCCGCATTCGGCAGTTGATGCCGAAGGGGTACACCGCGGTCGAATTCATGCGTCGTCGCTATGGTTGGTTGGGAACGATTCCGTTTTTGATTATCTCGTTGTTCTATGCGGTGACGTGGCTGGTCTCGATGTCGATGGCGGGCGGCAAGCTGCTGAATGTGTTGTCGGGTATCCCCTACGAGCACGGGATGACGGTGGTTGTTCTGGTCTGTGTGGCCTACACGTTGTTCGGCGGAATGTATGCGGTCATCGGGACGGATTTCATTCAAAGCCTGATCATTTTGGTGGGGCTTGTCGTCGTCGCGATTGCAGTTCTGACTCAGGTTGAAATTCGCGAGGTTCACGAGAGGCTCAACGAAGAGCGACCGATGTTGCTTTCTGCGTTTTTCCCCGCCGCTTTGATGGCGCTCTTCAACAACATGCTGTTTGGTTTTGGTGAGATCTTCCACAGCAATGTGTGGTGGAGCCGCGCGTTTGCGTTGCGGGAGGGTGTCGGGCCGAAGGCTTACGCACTGGGCGGTGTGCTGTGGTTGCCCGTCCCGATCGTGGCGGGCTTCTTGGGGCTTGCCGCTCCGGCGCTGGGCATCGGAATCAGTGAACCCGACACGGCGGGCCCGTTGGTGGCCGCCACGCTGCTGGGAACCGGCGGCGCGTTGTTGGTTTTTGTGGTCGTTTTCTGTTCGCTTGCTTCCAGCATTGATAGTTTGCTGGCGGCGACATCGGACTTGATCGTCAACGACATCGCCGAACCGATTCAGGTTCGAGTGACCAAGCGGCACGTAAGTGACCCGTCCAAGCGAAAATTATCTGCGATTGCAATCGTCGGTTTGGGAGCACTGGCTTGGATCGCGGCGCTTCCGAATGTGGGCTCGTTGGCGACGGTCCTTTTCTTTGCTGGTCCCATGGTTGGCAGCTGCATTTGGCCGATTTTGTGCGGTTTGTACTTTCGCCGGGCCAGCCCCATCGCGGCGTGTGCGTCGATGGTTCTGGGCAGCGCGATCGGATTGGTGGCCTATTTCCAAATTGGTTGGTTCACGGCATCTTTGATCGGTGCGGCAGTTTCGGGCGTGACGTTTGCCGTCTGCTGTCAGATTTGGCCGGACGACTTTGAATTCGCAACTTTGGCGGACGACTGA
- a CDS encoding aspartate/ornithine carbamoyltransferase family protein: MNSLSNQQVSEALSSSAANSKGKKLSSLSLLDAFDGNIDRETLKALAGQSILNPRQFDRRTILAIAQLAALLESRNVEMDKPLDGKIAITAFFEPSTRTRLSFESAVQRLDGKVLSVPDGQVTGIAKGESLADIGEMFNTYGDVVIMRHPDTDSMDEIQKNLQRPLINAGNGSGHHPTQALIDWYALLKWRPELHSDQCPPEKRVHLGIIGTPGSMRAVKSFLRLSLMFTGAVSKITLVSEMADPVGLDLTEPIEQSPIPIEITNDVQEVLPQLDVVYVNSIAFLGDSYRNLDSRYSLDVSSPFKDGAVVLHPLARNAELSEDLDETEHNLYFAQAAGAVFVRQALLAAVLDRTDRISGI, translated from the coding sequence ATGAATTCACTTTCCAATCAACAAGTTTCCGAAGCTTTGAGCTCGTCGGCGGCCAACTCCAAAGGTAAGAAGTTGTCGTCGTTGTCGTTGCTGGATGCATTCGATGGCAACATCGACCGTGAAACGCTGAAGGCTCTCGCCGGGCAGTCAATTCTCAATCCACGTCAGTTTGATCGACGTACCATTTTGGCGATTGCGCAGTTGGCGGCGCTGCTTGAGTCTCGCAACGTCGAAATGGACAAGCCGCTGGATGGGAAGATCGCCATCACGGCTTTCTTCGAACCCAGCACCCGAACTCGGTTGTCGTTTGAAAGTGCCGTGCAGCGACTGGATGGAAAAGTCCTCTCGGTGCCTGATGGGCAGGTCACCGGCATCGCCAAAGGTGAATCGCTGGCCGACATCGGCGAGATGTTCAATACCTACGGCGACGTCGTCATCATGCGGCACCCCGACACAGACAGCATGGACGAGATTCAGAAAAATCTGCAACGTCCACTGATTAACGCCGGCAATGGATCGGGACATCACCCAACCCAAGCCTTGATTGACTGGTACGCACTGCTGAAGTGGCGTCCCGAGTTGCACTCGGATCAGTGCCCGCCCGAAAAACGTGTTCACCTCGGCATCATCGGAACCCCTGGATCGATGCGGGCGGTGAAGAGCTTCCTGCGTTTGTCGCTGATGTTCACGGGCGCTGTCAGCAAGATCACTTTGGTTAGTGAGATGGCGGACCCGGTTGGTTTGGATTTGACCGAACCGATCGAACAGTCGCCGATTCCGATCGAGATCACGAACGATGTTCAGGAAGTCCTTCCGCAACTGGATGTGGTTTATGTGAACTCGATCGCGTTTTTGGGCGACAGTTATCGCAACCTGGACTCTCGTTACAGTCTCGATGTGAGCAGCCCGTTCAAAGATGGTGCCGTTGTCCTGCACCCGCTCGCTCGCAATGCTGAATTGAGCGAAGACTTGGACGAAACCGAACACAATCTCTACTTCGCCCAGGCGGCTGGCGCGGTATTTGTTCGGCAAGCTCTCTTGGCGGCCGTTTTGGATCGAACCGACCGAATCAGCGGCATTTAG
- the asnB gene encoding asparagine synthase (glutamine-hydrolyzing): MCGITGFWNPSRTNERELRFSLDRMLDVLDHRGPDERGSRFFQERGLAMGHTRLSIIGLACGHQPIETDDGDYAVTVNGELYDYKRIRTALACEDYKCDGKSDSAITLPLYLKHDLAMVDHLRGEFAVVLYDDRKERLILIRDRFGVKPLYYAVKDNGIVWGSEVKSILQHPDIEPRLCPKAAVHQMMQVMVPGSTAFEGVDALLPGHMLVVQRNGDSLEVQTKRWWDFEFPESHDENADPEPFVQGVQDRLIDAVAARLEADVSVGCYLSGGIDSCSIIGLATTLQQSPVKAFTIAFDSDEYDESNIAKRMAERTGAEQELLRLTEKELYGPAFERATWHAERTFYNTLAVAKWHMSRRVRACNYKAVITGEGSDELFGGYPFFKRDWLGRDDEGGIFAGAILAEEDLQHSAWQDLCGFTPSWIQPWMLVLKRFEPILSSSLTDLLREYDPVGEVANAIDPAQVRGRHRLDVSQYTWSKTMLEGQILTWGGDRMDMANSMEARPAFLDHHVAEYATTIPPNIRIRNGVEKWVLREAMVNVLPRELYERKKFAFMAPPAHTDPVKRAAVQEMIDHWLTPSRVDSVGFFQHDKLMQFIDDAWKETDGTIARRNDIVMNHVLQLHMLHGQYVEGLPLPAVD; encoded by the coding sequence ATGTGTGGCATCACCGGATTTTGGAATCCATCTCGCACCAACGAACGCGAATTGCGTTTCTCGCTCGACCGCATGCTCGACGTTTTGGACCACCGAGGTCCTGACGAGCGTGGCAGTCGTTTCTTTCAGGAACGCGGGTTGGCGATGGGACACACTCGGTTGTCGATCATTGGATTGGCGTGCGGGCACCAACCGATCGAAACCGACGATGGTGACTACGCGGTCACGGTCAACGGCGAGTTGTATGACTACAAACGCATTCGCACGGCGCTTGCCTGCGAAGACTACAAATGCGATGGAAAGAGTGACAGTGCGATCACGCTGCCGTTGTACCTGAAGCATGATCTCGCGATGGTCGACCACCTTCGTGGTGAGTTTGCCGTTGTACTTTACGACGACCGCAAAGAACGCCTGATCCTGATTCGCGACCGCTTTGGAGTGAAGCCGCTTTATTATGCGGTCAAAGACAACGGAATCGTTTGGGGATCCGAAGTCAAATCCATTCTGCAGCACCCTGACATCGAACCGCGGTTGTGCCCGAAGGCTGCTGTTCACCAAATGATGCAAGTGATGGTGCCGGGATCGACCGCGTTCGAAGGCGTCGACGCTTTGTTGCCCGGCCACATGTTGGTGGTTCAGCGCAACGGTGATTCGTTGGAAGTTCAAACCAAACGCTGGTGGGATTTCGAATTTCCCGAATCGCACGATGAGAACGCAGATCCGGAACCGTTCGTCCAAGGTGTCCAAGATCGCTTGATCGATGCCGTTGCAGCACGTTTGGAGGCTGACGTTTCGGTCGGATGTTATCTGTCCGGCGGGATCGACAGTTGCTCGATCATCGGGCTGGCCACGACGCTGCAACAGTCGCCTGTCAAAGCGTTCACGATCGCTTTCGATAGCGACGAATATGATGAATCAAACATCGCGAAACGGATGGCGGAACGAACGGGGGCCGAGCAAGAGCTGCTGCGGCTCACTGAGAAAGAGCTTTACGGGCCCGCGTTCGAACGAGCGACTTGGCACGCCGAGCGGACTTTTTACAACACGTTGGCGGTTGCCAAATGGCACATGAGTCGCCGTGTTCGGGCTTGTAATTATAAAGCCGTGATCACCGGCGAAGGCAGCGACGAGCTGTTCGGCGGCTACCCGTTCTTCAAGCGGGATTGGCTGGGCCGTGACGACGAAGGCGGCATCTTTGCGGGCGCGATTCTGGCCGAAGAAGACTTGCAGCACAGTGCCTGGCAAGACTTGTGTGGGTTCACCCCGTCGTGGATTCAGCCCTGGATGTTAGTGCTGAAGCGATTCGAGCCGATCTTGTCTTCATCGCTGACGGATTTGTTGCGGGAATATGATCCGGTCGGCGAAGTCGCCAACGCGATCGACCCGGCTCAAGTTCGCGGTCGTCATCGTTTGGACGTGTCGCAGTACACGTGGAGCAAAACGATGCTGGAGGGTCAGATCCTGACTTGGGGCGGTGACCGAATGGACATGGCGAACAGCATGGAAGCCCGCCCGGCATTCCTGGATCATCATGTTGCTGAGTACGCGACGACGATTCCGCCGAACATCCGAATTCGCAATGGCGTCGAAAAATGGGTGCTTCGCGAAGCAATGGTCAACGTCTTGCCACGCGAATTGTACGAACGCAAAAAGTTCGCTTTCATGGCACCGCCCGCCCACACCGACCCCGTCAAACGTGCCGCGGTTCAGGAAATGATCGACCATTGGCTGACGCCGTCGCGTGTCGATTCGGTTGGGTTCTTCCAGCACGACAAGTTGATGCAGTTCATCGATGACGCTTGGAAAGAAACAGATGGGACGATCGCTCGTCGAAACGACATCGTCATGAACCACGTGTTGCAACTGCACATGCTGCACGGTCAGTACGTCGAAGGTCTGCCGTTGCCGGCAGTGGATTGA
- a CDS encoding Zn-dependent hydrolase yields MQVNLERIKADILELSQIGRNSDDHGIYRMAFTDADIEGKRWLIDRIEATGLPTSIDGAANISATLSGKTDLPRVLVGSHIDTVPCAGALDGTLGVVAGLECLRCLKESGAQLDRTIELVAFSDEEGRFGGMFGSQSVCGQINPEMIATMTDMNGVPLQDEMSRHGYDPVAALDAARDPESLHCYLEMHIEQGPVLDRLHKSVGVVDQITGLFTWSVRLKGEANHAGTTPMDMRHDAFMGLADFAHEVPRILEENGSDRSRATIGKAQILPGATNTVPGLVEFALDVRDTSMDVLEDLADAFRKALSAIARRRSLMFEFEQKSLISPVQCGGQIVKTIQQQTEKLQLEYEIMPSGAAHDAQIMGRMIPVGMIFVPSKSGQSHSPAEWTAWQDIEAGANVLLHSLAELSGKPD; encoded by the coding sequence ATGCAAGTGAATTTGGAACGGATCAAAGCCGATATTCTGGAACTATCGCAGATCGGTCGGAACTCCGATGACCATGGCATTTACCGGATGGCGTTCACGGACGCTGACATCGAAGGGAAACGCTGGCTGATCGACCGAATTGAAGCGACTGGCTTGCCAACTTCGATCGATGGTGCGGCGAATATCTCAGCGACTCTTTCCGGCAAGACCGATCTGCCGCGCGTGTTGGTCGGATCGCACATCGACACCGTGCCCTGTGCCGGCGCACTGGATGGAACGCTGGGCGTGGTGGCTGGACTGGAATGCCTCCGCTGCTTGAAGGAATCCGGGGCCCAGCTTGATCGGACAATCGAGTTGGTTGCCTTCAGCGATGAAGAAGGCCGGTTTGGCGGGATGTTTGGATCACAATCCGTTTGTGGCCAAATCAACCCGGAAATGATCGCAACGATGACGGACATGAACGGCGTTCCTTTGCAGGACGAAATGTCACGGCATGGTTACGACCCAGTCGCAGCTTTGGACGCCGCGAGAGACCCCGAGAGTCTGCATTGCTACTTGGAAATGCACATCGAGCAGGGGCCGGTGCTGGATCGATTGCACAAATCTGTCGGGGTCGTCGACCAAATCACAGGTTTGTTCACTTGGTCGGTGCGACTCAAAGGTGAGGCCAATCACGCGGGCACGACGCCGATGGACATGCGACACGACGCCTTCATGGGACTAGCGGACTTTGCTCATGAAGTCCCGCGGATTTTGGAGGAGAACGGCAGTGACCGAAGTCGTGCAACGATCGGCAAGGCTCAGATCCTTCCCGGGGCGACCAACACGGTGCCGGGCTTGGTGGAGTTTGCCTTGGATGTTCGCGACACGTCGATGGACGTGTTGGAAGATCTGGCGGACGCCTTTCGAAAAGCTCTATCGGCGATCGCACGCCGCCGCAGTTTGATGTTCGAGTTCGAGCAGAAAAGTTTGATCAGCCCGGTGCAGTGCGGCGGTCAGATCGTGAAAACGATTCAGCAGCAAACCGAAAAATTGCAGCTCGAATACGAAATCATGCCCAGTGGGGCTGCCCACGACGCCCAAATCATGGGAAGAATGATCCCGGTAGGTATGATCTTTGTCCCCAGCAAGTCCGGACAAAGTCACTCGCCCGCGGAATGGACCGCGTGGCAGGACATCGAGGCGGGAGCCAACGTCTTGCTCCATTCACTCGCCGAATTGTCCGGCAAACCAGATTGA
- a CDS encoding cysteine hydrolase family protein: MNEFAPHDEHPDPLREIYHESFVDNPAHGEFLVGRHTALLCIDLQYLDAAPGCGVFAEGNNHGVSPEGQKYYFDRLSDTVLPNVRRLQEAFRRRNLEVIHTRIQSLTQDGRDRGKGHKRLDLLAAPGSREAEFLVEVAPQPDRDEIIINKTASGVFSSTNLHYVLKNMGIESLFVVGVYTNECVETTVRDACDLGYLVTVVEDCCATVTPELHNATLATLRDRYARVMTIGEVIQTVVNLIPAKTDA; this comes from the coding sequence ATGAATGAATTCGCACCGCACGACGAGCACCCAGATCCCCTTCGCGAAATTTATCACGAGTCGTTCGTCGACAATCCCGCTCACGGCGAATTCCTGGTCGGCCGGCACACGGCGCTACTGTGCATTGATTTGCAGTATCTCGATGCGGCACCGGGCTGCGGTGTTTTTGCCGAAGGGAACAACCACGGCGTGTCTCCCGAAGGCCAGAAGTACTACTTCGATCGGTTGAGTGACACGGTGCTGCCCAACGTGCGGCGTTTGCAGGAAGCGTTTCGCCGCCGCAATTTGGAAGTCATCCACACTCGCATTCAGTCGCTCACGCAGGACGGACGCGATCGCGGGAAAGGGCACAAGCGGCTGGACCTGCTTGCGGCACCCGGTTCACGCGAGGCGGAGTTCTTGGTGGAGGTGGCTCCTCAACCAGATCGAGATGAAATCATTATCAATAAGACCGCCAGCGGCGTGTTCAGTTCGACGAACCTGCACTACGTGCTCAAGAACATGGGCATCGAATCTTTGTTCGTGGTCGGCGTTTACACCAACGAATGCGTCGAGACCACGGTTCGCGACGCTTGTGATTTGGGGTACCTGGTGACCGTCGTGGAGGACTGCTGTGCGACCGTGACGCCGGAATTGCACAACGCCACACTGGCAACGCTCCGCGACCGCTACGCCCGAGTCATGACGATCGGCGAAGTCATCCAAACCGTCGTGAACCTGATCCCAGCCAAAACCGACGCCTGA